In Phreatobacter stygius, a genomic segment contains:
- a CDS encoding sigma-54-dependent transcriptional regulator codes for MAGDILVVDDEVDIRDIVAGILDDEGYRTRTARNSDEALAVIEARRPNLIFLDIWMQGSRLDGLQLLDVVKERHPDVPVVMISGHGNIETAVSAIKRGAYDYIEKPFKSDRLVLVAERAIETSRLRREVKALRQISGQATGLVGRSSAMNQLRQTIERVAPTNSRIMIFGASGAGKELTARTIHTTSVRANGPFIVINAAAITPERMEIELFGAESQNGGGRKVGALEEAHGGSLFIDEIADMPRETQNRILRVLVEQSFQRVGGATRVQVDVRIISSTARDIQTEISEGRFREDLFHRLAVVPIRVPSLAERREDIPDLVEHFLDQISAGTGLSKRKIGEDAMAVLQSHDWPGNLRQLRNNIERVLILAGGDPDAVVDVSMLPPDVGSAVPSMPQGQGGEHLMALPLREAREAFEREYLAAQINRFGGNISRTAEFIGMERSALHRKLKALSVG; via the coding sequence ATGGCAGGCGATATTCTGGTGGTCGATGACGAGGTGGATATCCGTGACATCGTCGCGGGTATTCTGGACGACGAAGGCTATCGAACCCGCACCGCCCGCAATTCCGACGAGGCGCTGGCGGTGATCGAGGCGCGTCGGCCCAACCTGATCTTCCTCGACATCTGGATGCAGGGCAGCCGGCTCGACGGCCTGCAGCTTCTCGACGTGGTCAAGGAACGCCATCCGGACGTGCCGGTGGTGATGATCTCCGGCCACGGCAATATCGAGACCGCCGTCTCGGCGATCAAGCGCGGCGCCTATGATTATATCGAAAAGCCGTTCAAGTCGGACCGGCTGGTGCTGGTCGCCGAGCGCGCCATCGAAACCTCCCGGCTGAGGCGCGAGGTCAAGGCGCTGCGGCAGATTTCCGGGCAGGCCACCGGGCTGGTCGGCCGCTCCTCGGCGATGAACCAGCTGCGCCAGACGATCGAGCGGGTGGCGCCGACCAACAGCCGGATCATGATTTTCGGCGCCTCCGGCGCCGGCAAGGAATTGACCGCCCGCACCATCCACACGACCTCGGTGCGCGCCAATGGGCCGTTCATCGTGATCAATGCCGCGGCGATCACGCCGGAGCGCATGGAAATCGAGCTGTTCGGGGCCGAGAGCCAGAACGGCGGGGGACGCAAGGTCGGCGCACTCGAAGAGGCCCATGGCGGCAGCCTGTTCATCGACGAGATCGCCGACATGCCGCGCGAGACGCAGAACCGCATCCTGCGGGTGCTGGTCGAGCAGAGCTTCCAGCGCGTCGGCGGGGCGACCCGCGTGCAGGTCGATGTCCGGATCATTTCGTCGACGGCGCGCGACATCCAGACCGAAATCTCCGAAGGGCGCTTCCGCGAAGACCTGTTCCACCGGCTGGCCGTGGTGCCGATCCGGGTGCCGTCGCTGGCCGAGCGGCGCGAGGACATCCCGGATCTGGTCGAGCATTTCCTCGACCAGATCTCGGCCGGCACGGGCCTGTCCAAGCGCAAGATCGGCGAAGACGCCATGGCGGTGCTGCAATCGCATGACTGGCCGGGCAATCTGCGCCAATTGCGCAACAATATCGAACGCGTGCTGATCCTCGCCGGCGGCGATCCCGACGCGGTGGTCGATGTCTCCATGCTGCCGCCCGATGTCGGCTCGGCGGTGCCCTCCATGCCGCAGGGCCAGGGGGGCGAACACCTGATGGCCCTGCCGCTGCGCGAGGCGCGCGAAGCCTTCGAACGCGAATATCTGGCAGCCCAGATCAATCGCTTCGGCGGCAATATCTCGCGCACCGCCGAGTTCATCGGCATGGAGCGTTCGGCGCTGCACCGCAAACTGAAGGCGCTGAGCGTCGGCTGA
- a CDS encoding sensor histidine kinase NtrY-like: protein MTAQAPPDPAIRVIDSAASMPRLRSGRAGPVMVGVALLAGLVTFLLVTGLSPVTPTHEVVLSVLVVDAVLVLLLVLMIVREILALRRARRSGQAASRLHERVVRLFAFVASIPVAVLAVAASVTLDRGMEGIFSGGVRRAVEASAQVANAYVGEQIELVRAEAGALTQDIERIRALDSRQVDFKRFLTAQALVRGFAVVRLVRPDGSVVEAADLPVQVDFSIPASILDEVSKTDDIIVNVASRGERDFIEAILRLKRGIDEFLYIVRPINPRIGEHLRATQFGLFEYQQLQDRRLGLQIAFALMFALIALLVTLSSVFLGLSFANRLVQPIRRLIGAADQVAAGDLAVEVHIRKSEGDLANLGDTFNKMTAQLRQQREDLISARDQIDSRRRFTEAVLSGVTAGVLGLDEAGHVTLMNRSAADILGLASAELSGAVLAEKVPELADLIGRAGQGGANLVQGQVMLVRGGRERTLVVRVALEADEEGAHGAVVTIDDVTDLVVAQRTSAWADIARRIAHEIKNPLTPIQLSAERLKRRYGRVITEDREVFDQCTDTIIRQVGDIGRMVDEFSSFARMPKPVFEREDVAETVREAVFMMRIGYPEIDIAADIAEGPWPASFDRRLISQALTNIIKNATEAIAAVPEDERGKGRIMVRLVANPPFFAIDVIDNGMGLPKENRHRLLEPYVTTRTKGTGLGLAIVGKILEEHGGGLGLFDAPPDAEGRIRGACIRLSFKDQKVVVASATAAE, encoded by the coding sequence ATGACGGCTCAAGCACCGCCCGATCCCGCGATCCGTGTCATCGACAGCGCGGCGAGCATGCCGCGCCTGCGTTCCGGGCGGGCAGGGCCCGTCATGGTCGGCGTCGCCCTCTTGGCGGGGCTCGTCACCTTCCTGCTGGTCACCGGGCTCTCGCCGGTGACGCCGACCCACGAGGTCGTGCTCAGCGTCCTGGTGGTCGATGCCGTCCTGGTGCTGCTGCTGGTATTGATGATCGTCCGGGAGATCCTGGCGCTGAGGCGCGCCCGGCGCAGCGGCCAGGCCGCCTCGCGCCTGCACGAACGGGTCGTGCGGCTGTTCGCCTTCGTCGCCTCTATTCCCGTGGCGGTGCTGGCGGTGGCCGCCTCGGTGACGCTCGACCGGGGCATGGAGGGCATTTTCTCCGGCGGTGTGAGACGCGCCGTCGAGGCCTCGGCGCAGGTCGCCAATGCCTATGTCGGCGAGCAGATCGAGCTGGTCCGGGCGGAAGCCGGCGCGCTGACCCAGGATATCGAGCGGATCCGGGCGCTGGACAGCCGGCAGGTCGATTTCAAACGGTTCCTGACCGCCCAGGCGCTGGTGCGCGGTTTCGCGGTGGTCAGGCTGGTCCGCCCCGACGGCAGCGTGGTCGAGGCGGCCGACCTGCCGGTGCAGGTCGATTTCAGCATTCCGGCGTCGATTCTCGACGAGGTGAGCAAGACCGACGACATCATCGTCAATGTCGCCTCGCGCGGCGAGCGCGACTTCATCGAGGCGATCCTCAGGCTCAAGCGCGGGATCGACGAGTTCCTCTACATTGTCCGGCCGATCAATCCGCGCATTGGCGAGCACCTCAGGGCAACCCAGTTCGGGCTGTTCGAATATCAGCAGCTGCAGGACCGCAGGCTTGGCCTGCAGATCGCCTTCGCCCTGATGTTCGCGCTGATCGCGCTTTTGGTGACCCTGTCGTCGGTGTTCCTGGGCCTGAGCTTCGCCAACCGCCTGGTCCAGCCGATCCGGCGCCTGATCGGCGCCGCCGACCAGGTCGCGGCCGGCGATCTCGCCGTCGAAGTCCATATCCGCAAGTCGGAGGGCGATCTCGCCAATCTCGGCGACACGTTCAACAAGATGACCGCGCAATTGCGCCAGCAGCGCGAGGATCTGATCAGCGCCCGCGACCAGATCGACAGCCGCCGGCGTTTCACCGAAGCCGTGCTGTCGGGCGTGACCGCCGGCGTGCTCGGCCTGGACGAGGCCGGCCACGTCACCTTGATGAACCGCTCGGCCGCCGACATTCTGGGCCTTGCCAGTGCCGAACTGTCGGGGGCGGTGCTGGCCGAGAAAGTGCCCGAGCTCGCCGACCTGATCGGCCGCGCGGGCCAGGGCGGCGCCAATCTGGTCCAGGGCCAGGTCATGCTGGTGCGCGGCGGGCGCGAACGAACCCTGGTGGTGCGGGTCGCGCTGGAGGCCGACGAGGAGGGTGCCCATGGCGCGGTCGTCACCATCGACGACGTGACCGACCTGGTGGTGGCCCAGCGCACCTCGGCCTGGGCCGATATCGCGCGCCGCATCGCCCATGAGATCAAGAACCCGCTGACCCCGATCCAGCTGTCGGCCGAGCGCCTGAAGCGGCGATACGGCCGGGTGATCACCGAGGACCGCGAGGTTTTCGACCAGTGTACCGACACGATCATCCGCCAGGTCGGCGACATCGGCAGGATGGTCGATGAGTTCTCCTCCTTCGCCCGCATGCCGAAGCCGGTGTTCGAGCGCGAGGACGTCGCCGAGACCGTGCGCGAAGCCGTGTTCATGATGCGCATCGGCTATCCCGAGATCGATATCGCCGCGGATATTGCCGAAGGCCCGTGGCCGGCCTCGTTCGATCGCCGCCTGATCAGCCAGGCCCTGACGAATATCATCAAGAACGCAACCGAGGCGATCGCGGCGGTTCCTGAGGATGAGCGCGGCAAGGGACGCATCATGGTGCGCCTGGTCGCAAATCCGCCTTTCTTTGCGATAGACGTGATCGACAACGGAATGGGCTTACCTAAGGAGAACCGTCACCGGCTGCTCGAGCCCTATGTCACCACCCGCACCAAGGGAACGGGACTGGGGCTCGCGATCGTCGGCAAGATCCTCGAAGAGCATGGCGGCGGCCTCGGCCTGTTCGACGCGCCGCCAGATGCCGAGGGACGGATACGAGGGGCGTGCATCCGCTTGAGTTTCAAGGACCAGAAAGTCGTCGTGGCATCCGCCACGGCGGCCGAGTGA